The nucleotide window GTAGCGGACCAGGTCGCTCCAGCGCACGCCTTCACCCGCCAGCTCCGTAATCCGCTCGTGCCGGATCTGGGTTTGCAGGTCTGCCTTGCTCATGCCGCCGGCCAGCTCCGTGAGCTGCACGCGGCGGCGTACCTGGTTGATGAGCGGAATAGCCTCCTCTCCCCGACCCAGCTCGTTCAGCGCCTCAGCCTGCATCAGCAGCACATCGGCGTAGCGGATCAGGCGGATATTGATACCGGAGAAGAAGTCCTCGAAGTTGCGGGTGCGGTCATTCTGGTACTTGCGCCACAGCAGGCGGCTGGGGTTGATGTTGAGCCCGCCAAAGCCAAAGGCCTGACCGTAAAGCGTAGGCGTGCCCACGGAGCTGAACAGCGTGGCGTCGCGGCGGGGGTCCACGGCGCCGGTAGTGGTTTTGTCGGTGTACTCTTCAAACAGCCAGCGGCGTACTTCCACGTCGGTGAAGCCGATGCCGGGAGGGCCGAAGAACTGGGCCCGCTCGTTGCCTTCGGCCCCGCCTACAAAGTCCTGCCCGAAGTTCTTGTTCACGCCCGAGAACTGCACCTCGTAAATCGACTCGCTGTTGTTCTCGTTGTTTTCGGTAAAGTTGTCGGCATAGTTGGGTACCAGGGAGTACTGGCCCGAGCTGATAACCTCCGCAAACTGCGTGGAGGCCTCGGCCCACTTGCGCTGCTGCATGAACACCTTGCCCATGAGGGAGGCCGCGGCGCCGCGGGTAGCCCGGCCCTTGTTGGCCGCGTCGTAGGTCAGGGGCAGGTCGGCCTTGGCCTTGGTCAGGTCACTGATGATCTGGGCGTATACCTGATCCTGGGTTGCCTGTGAGGCGCGGGTGCTGGCGTCGGCCTGGGTGAGAACGAGCGGGATGTTGCCAAACAGCAGGCCCAGCTCGTAGTAGCACAAGGAACGCAGGTACAGTGCCTCGGCCAGCAGGCGCTTTTTCAGCGTCTCATCCATCGAAATGCCGGGCACCTGCGTCAGCACCTGGTTGGCCCGGTAAATCATCCGGTAGGTGTCGTTCCACAGGAAGGCCGAACGGCCATCAGTAGTGCTTACCTGCCGGAACACGAGGTACTGGTTCAGCCCCCCGTCCGGCGTGTTCGTAAACGATTCGTCGGTGCGGCCGGTGGTGGCGAAATGCCAGTACAGGCTGTACGTGGAGAATATCTGCTGGGTGGAGTACACCGCAATAACGGCCTGGTTGGCATCAGATTCGGTTTTCCAGAACTGATCTGTGCTGGGCCTATTCGGGTCCACTTGGTTCAGCAGTTTATCGTCGCAGCCGGTAGTCAGCAGCAAGGCTGTCAGGGCCGCAAATGAAAGCTTGGAAATATTCATGGGAATTGCTTCGAAGGAAAAGG belongs to Hymenobacter sp. J193 and includes:
- a CDS encoding RagB/SusD family nutrient uptake outer membrane protein, with amino-acid sequence MNISKLSFAALTALLLTTGCDDKLLNQVDPNRPSTDQFWKTESDANQAVIAVYSTQQIFSTYSLYWHFATTGRTDESFTNTPDGGLNQYLVFRQVSTTDGRSAFLWNDTYRMIYRANQVLTQVPGISMDETLKKRLLAEALYLRSLCYYELGLLFGNIPLVLTQADASTRASQATQDQVYAQIISDLTKAKADLPLTYDAANKGRATRGAAASLMGKVFMQQRKWAEASTQFAEVISSGQYSLVPNYADNFTENNENNSESIYEVQFSGVNKNFGQDFVGGAEGNERAQFFGPPGIGFTDVEVRRWLFEEYTDKTTTGAVDPRRDATLFSSVGTPTLYGQAFGFGGLNINPSRLLWRKYQNDRTRNFEDFFSGINIRLIRYADVLLMQAEALNELGRGEEAIPLINQVRRRVQLTELAGGMSKADLQTQIRHERITELAGEGVRWSDLVRYGLFDTEEGLNELRSRDADFNNFITPRNKLLPIPQTDIDIDKNLKQNPGF